The Paenibacillus sp. FSL H7-0357 nucleotide sequence CCGGCGAGTATAGGCCCAGAATCGGACTGTCCATAAATTCGGCATAATCCAGTACTTCCCCTTGCTTGTCAGCAGGAAGCACTTCCTGCTGTCCTAACTGCTTAGTCATATCCTTTGACCACTCATGACGGGCCACTAGTTTCTGATCCCCCGTGAACAACAGATCGGCTTCAAATACACGTGTTCCCTGCTCATAATTGGCGATAAAACCTTCAACAGCGTTGGTATAGTCATGCCCGTTGATGCCACCCATTGCATGGGCAACAACCCGGTGGGCAGCAAAGCCGGCGGCCGGCTCTTTATCTTCCGGTATCAGCGTAATCACAAGCAAAAGTACTATTGCTATAACCATGATGACTGATGCAGTACTCTTTTTGTTATCCATTATAGTAGGTTTCCTTTGCAAAAGTTGGAGTATAAAAACAAAAAACGGCTGTGGCCTTGGGTAAGGATAGCAACCGTTTCTATGTGAAATTAATAGGCATTTTTAAATCCGTTGCGAATCGTTTTGACAATAATCCGGATATCAAACAGCAGCGACCAATTTTCAATATAGAAAATATCATGCTTAATCCGTTCTTCAATCGAGGTGTCCCCACGCAGACCATTGCTCTGTGCCCATCCGGTAATACCCGGACGCACATGATGCTTCACCATATACTTGGGGATCTCTCCACGGAACTGCTGCACGTAGAACGGCCGTTCCGGGCGGGGCCCTACCACACTCATATGCCCCAGCAGCACATTAAAAAATTGCGGCAGCTCATCCAGACTGGTTTTGCGGATAAAACTTCCGAAGCGGGTGCGCCGCGGATCCTCCCGCGTACTCCAGCCTGTATCTTCTTCGCCGTCCTGCTGCATTTTCATCGAGCGGAACTTATACATCATGAAATTATGCCGGTTAAGTCCTACACGTTCCTGCTTGAAGATGACCGGGCCAGGAGAAGTCAGGCGAACACCAAGAGCCACTATGAGCATTACAGGCGACATTACAATAATTGCGAACAGCGAGAAAATAATATCAAACAGCCGCTTGGCCAGCTTATTCCCGGTCATATCTAAAGGAATATCACGAACATTAATCATTGGCATTCCGGCAAAATTATCAAAATAAGGACGCGCCGGCAGGTAGTCGAAGAAATCTGGAATAATCAGCGTCCGTACCCCAGCCTTTTCGCAGGCGGCAATAATAGCAGGATACTTGGAGTGGGCATCAAGCGGAAGCGCCAGAATCACCTCGTCTACCGGCAGCAGCTCCAGCATTTCAGCCAGTTCATCCACCTTGCCGAGAATTGGCTTAAAGCGCCGCTCCTCTATCCCGTCCCATTCCTGATAATCATCAAGAAAACCAATGGTCTCATATCCCAGCTCCGGGTACTGCACCAAATTGTTGTAGAATCGTTTGCCGAGCGAGCCTGCACCGATAATCAGCACGAATTGACGGTTAAAGCCTTTTTCACGGAGTGATTTCAGCATCGTCTTCAGCACATAACGGTAAAGCATGATGGAGAGAATATTAAAACCCATATATATGGCCAGATACTGACGGGAAACGTCGATTTCCTTCAGGAAGAACATCAGGCCAAGCAGGATAAAGACTGCCATGATATGCACCTGAAATATTTTGAGGAATTCATCGACAAAACGTTTCTTACGCTTCGGCAAATACAGGGAAAGCACAATCCCTATAAATACAGAAATCACACCATAAATAAGGCTCCAATAGGCATAGGATTCAACCGGAAGCGTATTATAGGATTCCAGCCAGCCACTCTTGAACTTCAGCCACCAGGCCCCCAAAAAGGAGATTTGGATAATCAGGAAGTCGGCAACCATATAGAGTTGTGTTAAAAACCTCTGATTACGGCGAATCATAATCTCACCTCAGCATTCGTTTCATTGCGTGGACCTGCTTCTCCGGAATCCGCAAGGCTCTGTGCCGGTGAAGAAACCACGCGTGAAGACTTTAACATATTGCGGACAAGCGAAAGGGTGAACTTTACCCCGACTCCGGCATATACCGCTCCATTAATCATACTGTTGTACCTCTTGCTATAATGCTTGCGATGAAATAAAATCATCGCTCTGTGAAACTCATAGACAATTTTAAATGGCCTACGCCGCGCGCTGCCGCCTTTTAGATGCACGATGGAGGTCTGCGGATAGTAATAAATCCCCCACCCGGCTTCTTTAATCCGGAAGCACCAATCCAAATCTTCACCATACATAAAGAACTCTTCGTCCAGGCCGCCGACCTGCTCGATCGTCGCCCGCCGCACCAGCATAAAAGCTCCGACTAGACAGTCTACCGGGTAATCCAGATCTGGATCCAAATAACCTAGCTGGTAGCCGTTGAATCTGGGCCGGTCGGGAAACAGCTTACTGAAACCAAAAGCGTAATAAAAGGATGCCGAAGGCGTCGGAAATCCTCGCTTGCAGGCCTTGTCCAGCGATCCATCCGGCAAAATCACCTTGCAGCCCGAAGCACCAAGATCCGGCCGGCTGTCCATAAAGGAAACCATCGTCTCCAGCGTATCCTTCCGCACTACCGTGTCGGAATTGAGCAGCAGCACATAACGTCCGGAGGCCGCCTCCATCCCCTGATTATTACCCCGGGCGAAACCAACATTCTCAGAGTTGGCAATCAGCAGCACATCCGGGAATTCCTTGCTGATCGACTCGACAGAATGATCACGGGAATTATTATCTATTAAAATGATCTCATAGGAATAATTAGTTACCGAGTCATATACCGACCTAATACAGTCCATCGTCAAGCCGCATGTGTTGTAATTTAAGATTAATATACTGACATCTATATTCACTTCACTACGCTCCTGACAAATATAGTAATCTACCGACAACTATTATAACATAAAAACCTCCCTGATAGGCGGAGCCTAATTAGGGAGGTTTTCACAGATTTCCCGTGCCGGTAAATTACCTTACGCGTCCGGTTTCCTGGATGCTTTATTTTGTATATATCGCCGTTTCTGTTTAAGATGTCTCCATTGTTCGAAAAAAGCAGACCAGGCCTTTAGCAATTGGCGTTCCTTAAGCAGCGTATAACCGTGTGCGGCAAGCTCATACGGCAGTGAATACAGCAAAGTGAGAAGCAGCGTGCCGGCAGGCTCGTTCTTGTAAATCATCTTGTAGCGGTTAATATACGAGATCCGCCTAATAAACATCGGTTTGCTGTCCCGGCCGGAAGGTTTCCAGCCACGTTCGTGGTAGCCTATAGCTTCTGCTTCAAAGTAAGCCAACCAGCCGAACAGCCCAGCCCGCCACGCCACGTCCACATCCTCCTTATAGGCGAAGAAGTCTGCATCAAAGAACTCCCCCTCAACACTGATATCTTCGATCATCCGGCGCGAATACATCGCTGCAGCGCCGGATACGCCAAATACGAAATCAGATTCCAGCCAGTCTGTGGAGGGATCTCCCGCCCCGCGGTCAAAGGCACGCCGGGCTCTATTCATCCGCAGCCCTGTGCTGTCCACTAGCGAGTGATCGGCTTTGAGCAAAAGCTTGCCAGTAGCGCTGCCAATACGCAGATTTGACTCCATCTGCAAGATAAGCCTGGAAATATAACTGTTCTCAAGCGTCAGATCCGGGTTAAGCACAAGTACATAATCTGTATCCGTTGCTGCCAGAGCCTGGTTATGAGCGGGGGCGAAGCCAGTATTAATCTTATTTTCTATGAGAACAAGGGAGGGAACCCCGGTCTCATGGAGCTTTTGATAAAACGCCTTTACTCTTTCCACGCATCCGTCTGTTGAGGCATTATCCACCACCACAATCTGCTTCACCGGATAATCCTGGGCGAGTACTGCCGTCAGACAATCAATAATGTCATCCGCACTGTTAAAGGTAACAATATGTACACTGACTGTTTTGTTATTCATAAATATCCTCGGATTCTTGAATTCATTTTGGTTCTGAAGCTGTTAAACATTATTATAACGAAAACATCAGGTTGCGGCTACGTTACCTGGAATGATGACATCCCTTGCAGAAGGACTACAAGTGAAATTTCAGCCATGGTGTCAGCACTTTGTAATGTAATGTGTTAATGTGAACAGTCGTTACTGCAGCAAAAAGCTCCCGACCGTCGATGACGGTTCAGGAGCTTAGCTTGCGCTTATCTATTTCAGTTCCAGCAAAAAGTCCCTCAGTCCGGCCCGCCAAGGCCGGATATCTTCAAACCCGTTCGTGCGGATGGCTAAATGCTCCATTACCGAATTGCGCGGACGTGGCGCCGGGCGTGGAAACTGTTCTGTAGCACATGGCTCTAGCTTTGCTGTGAATTTCAGACCCAGAATATCTTCTGCCTCAGCGAAAATTGCCTGTGTAAACTCATACCAGGTGCAGGACTCACTGTTAGAGGCATGATAAATTCCATACTTCTCCGTTTGAATCAGCTCAAGCAGGAAACGGGCCAAATCTACCGTGTAGGTAGGTGAGCCTTGCTGGTCGTCTACCACCTGCAGCAGCGGCTTCTCCTGTCCCAGCTTCAGCATCGTTTTCACGAAGTTGTTGCCATACTTGCCATACACCCATGATGTACGTACGATAAAAAATTTCGAGGACAAAGACTGCACTAGGATTTCTCCTGCCCGCTTTGACTTGCCATAAATACTTTGCGGATCCGTATTATCATATTCATGATAAGGCTGAGTTCCCATGCCATCAAAAACATAATCCGTACTAATGTATACCAGCTTGGCTCCGGACTTCTCCGCAGCCAGTGCTACATTGCGGCTTCCGGTGGCATTAATCAAATAGGCGGCATCCACATCGGTTTCCGCAATATCCACCGCCGTATGGGCGGCACAATGAATGACAGCATCCGGACTGAACCCGCTGATAACCTCAGTACATTGATCAAGATCTGTAATATCCATCTCCTGACGGTCACAGCCTAGAACCTCATGTCCTTGCTCCTGCAACAAAAGTACAAGGTCCTGCCCCAACTGTCCAGCGGAACCCGTAACCAATACTTTCATCTTCGACATTACAGGGAATCCCCCAAACGGCTGCCATACTGAAGTTCGGCATATTTCTGGTATTCACCGGATTGAATACGGGTCCACCACTCTTTATTATTCAAATACCATTGAATGGTTTCTTTAATGCCGGTTTCAAATGTATGCTTTGGCTTCCAACCCAACTCGTTCGTAATCTTGGTTGGGTCGATGCCATAGCGGCGGTCATGTCCGGGACGATCCTGCACGTAAGTAATCAGAGAATCCGGTTTGCCCAGTTCCTGCAGCACAGTGTTCACTATATGCACATTTGTGCGCTCATTATTGCCGCCAATATTATAGACCTCACCGTTTACCCCTTCGTGAATAACCAGATCAATTGCGCTGCAGTGATCTTCTACATACAACCAGTCACGGATGTTCATTCCATCACCATAAACCGGCAGTGCCTGGTCAGCAAGCGCACGGGAAATCATAAGCGGAATCAGCTTCTCCGGAAATTGGTATGGCCCGTAGTTGTTAGAACAGCGGGTGATATTAACCGGCAATCCAAAGGTTTCGTGGTAGGCGCGCACAAGTAAATCTCCGCCTGCTTTGCTGGCGGAATAAGGACTGTTTGGAGTAAGTGGAGTTTCTTCAGTAAAGAGTCCCGTAGCTCCTAACGTTCCATACACCTCATCTGTAGACACTTGAACAAATTTGGTCACACTATATTTCTTTGCTGCATCCAGCAGCACCTGTGTGCCGAGCACATTTGTCTTCACAAACACATCCGGCTCCAGAATACTCCGGTCCACATGTGATTCCGCCGCGAAGTTGACTACGATATCGACTCCCTGGCTGAACAGTGTGTCCATCGCCTCCACATCCGTAATGTCCGCTTTGGCAAACGTATAATTCGGATTGCCCTCCACCGACTTCAAATTCTCCAAATTCCCCGCATACGTCAACGCATCCACGTTCACGATCTGGTAATCCGGGTGCTGCTGCAGCATGTATATTACAAAATTGCTGCCGATAAATCCGGCCCCGCCGGTAACGAGCAGTTTCATATGTTAGCCCACCTTTTATTCATTGAATAGTATTTAATCGAAATTGAGCTCTGCATCCTTAAGCAAAGGATGGCGCCCATCTTTGTCCGACAGGACTGGAGTTGACACCGGCCAGTCAATGCCAAGTGCCGGATCATTCCATAATATGCCGCGGTCGTTCTCGGGGAATAATATTGGTCCACCTTGTATAACACTTGGGTGTTCGGCACCAGCGTACAAAACCCATGCGCAAAGCCCTTTGGCACCAGCAACTGACGTTTATTATATTCACTGAGAATTACCCCAACCCACTGTCCGAATGTTGGAGAATTACGGCGAATATCAACAATAACGTCATAAATCACACCCGATAGAACTCGAATAAGCTTGGTCTGCGCTTTCGGATTCAATTGATAGTGCAATCCTCTAAGTACTCCAACCTCAGAAGAGAGGGATTGATTGTCCTGGATGAACTTATAGTTCACTCCAGCCTTATGCATTAATTCCTCATTATAGCTCTCCATAAAAAAACCCCGGTTGTCGCCATGAACCACCGGCTCAAGGATGCATGCACCCTGTAATTGTAAGGCTGTAGCTTTCATATGATAGCGCCCTCCAAATCTATAGTTTCAATTTACCGAATTCCTCACCAAACGTAATCTCTTGAGCTAAACCGTTAGCTTTTGCCAGTGAAACATGGGTACCTGCATCCGTCCACCAACCTTGAAGAACATCGAAAGTTAATTCTCCTCGATTAATATATGCATTATTCACATCAGTAATTTCCAATTCTCCGCGCGCTGAGGGAGATATAGTTTTAATGATCTTAAACACTTCGCTATCGAACATATATATCCCTGTTACAGCATAATTGGATTTAGGAGTTGCGGGCTTTTCTTCAATCGAAACAATCCGATCACCTTCTAGTTCAGGCACACCGAATCTTGAAGGATCAATTACCTCCTGAATCAATATCTTAGCTCCAGCTTTCTGTTCACGAAAATTATCAACGAATGGTGCAATATCATCCTCAAATACATTATCTCCAAGAATAACGATCATTTGATCTTGTCCAACGAATTGCTCTGCCAAATCCAGAGCCTGAGCAATCCCACCTGCTTCATCTTGTACTTTATAGGTGAAGGTAACACCCATTTCTCTGCCACTTCCTAATAAATTCACGACGTCGCCCATGTGTTCCTTGCCTGTGACGATAAGAATATCTTTTACATCCGCCTGCTTTAATTTATAAACGGAGTGGAAGATCATCGGATATTTGCCTACAGGTAATAGATGCTTATTAGTCACTTTAGTTAAAGGGTAGAGGCGTGAACCAGTGCCCCCAGCTAGGATTATGCCTTTCAATGTCACTCAACCTTTCTTGCGCTTAGTCCTTGAATTAAAGGCGTACTATTAGAGAAACATAAAGATGCTACGAATGCAAGTTTACCAAAGACCGAGAACCTTATCATATAATGTATATTACATTAACATTATTCTAGTAGTCCAATCGTAAGCTCCATTTCCAAAATTAAATTAGTTTAATATGATATAATTTAGTGTTAGAATTATCATGAAATATTTAAAAGTGATAGAGGGAGCGATTGTGACTTGAATAGCAATTATATTATTAGCCCCAACTTAACATTGGTTATACCTTGTTATAATGAAGAAGCTGTTTTACCTGAAACTATAAGACAACTTACACTTATTTTAAACAATTTGATTCAAATAAATAAAATTTCTCAAAATAGCAAAATTTTATTTATCGATGACGGAAGCCGAGATAGTACATGGGAGCTTATTGAGAGTAATAATAAAGTCAATAAATATGTACATGGGTTAAAATTAGCAAAAAATGCTGGTCACCAAAACGCATTATTGGCCGGATTAATATCAGCCAAAGATTATTCAGATATTATAATTTCGATTGATGCTGATCTTCAAGATGATCTAAATGTAATTCATGAATTTATTAATAAATATGAAGAAGGTTATGATGTTGTATATGGCGTGAGAAAAAGTAGATCGACTGACACCTTCTTTAAACGTTCTACTGCTCAAGGTTTTTATAGATTAATGAACTCTATGGGGGTTAATTTAGTTTTTAATCATGCGGATTATCGTTTGATGAGTAAAAGAGCAGTACAACATCTATCAGAGTTCAAAGAAGTAAACCTTTTTCTAAGAGGGCTGGTACCTTTAATTGGGTTTAGATCTACTGAGGTATATTATGATAGGAATGAACGCTTTGCAGGAGAATCTAAATATCCCTTAAAAAAAATGCTAGCCTTTGCTTTTGATGGAATAACCTCATTTAGTGTAACTCCAATACGCTTGATTACTGGACTGGGCTTCATCATATCTTTGTTCAGTATTTTGGTTGCTATATATATCCTTATTAGCAAATTTTCCGGAAGCACTACATCTGGTTGGTCCTCGTTAATGATTTCAATCTGGTTTATTGGTGGTGTGCAGTTGGT carries:
- a CDS encoding undecaprenyl-phosphate glucose phosphotransferase, whose translation is MIRRNQRFLTQLYMVADFLIIQISFLGAWWLKFKSGWLESYNTLPVESYAYWSLIYGVISVFIGIVLSLYLPKRKKRFVDEFLKIFQVHIMAVFILLGLMFFLKEIDVSRQYLAIYMGFNILSIMLYRYVLKTMLKSLREKGFNRQFVLIIGAGSLGKRFYNNLVQYPELGYETIGFLDDYQEWDGIEERRFKPILGKVDELAEMLELLPVDEVILALPLDAHSKYPAIIAACEKAGVRTLIIPDFFDYLPARPYFDNFAGMPMINVRDIPLDMTGNKLAKRLFDIIFSLFAIIVMSPVMLIVALGVRLTSPGPVIFKQERVGLNRHNFMMYKFRSMKMQQDGEEDTGWSTREDPRRTRFGSFIRKTSLDELPQFFNVLLGHMSVVGPRPERPFYVQQFRGEIPKYMVKHHVRPGITGWAQSNGLRGDTSIEERIKHDIFYIENWSLLFDIRIIVKTIRNGFKNAY
- a CDS encoding glycosyltransferase family 2 protein, encoding MDVSILILNYNTCGLTMDCIRSVYDSVTNYSYEIILIDNNSRDHSVESISKEFPDVLLIANSENVGFARGNNQGMEAASGRYVLLLNSDTVVRKDTLETMVSFMDSRPDLGASGCKVILPDGSLDKACKRGFPTPSASFYYAFGFSKLFPDRPRFNGYQLGYLDPDLDYPVDCLVGAFMLVRRATIEQVGGLDEEFFMYGEDLDWCFRIKEAGWGIYYYPQTSIVHLKGGSARRRPFKIVYEFHRAMILFHRKHYSKRYNSMINGAVYAGVGVKFTLSLVRNMLKSSRVVSSPAQSLADSGEAGPRNETNAEVRL
- a CDS encoding glycosyltransferase family 2 protein, whose amino-acid sequence is MNNKTVSVHIVTFNSADDIIDCLTAVLAQDYPVKQIVVVDNASTDGCVERVKAFYQKLHETGVPSLVLIENKINTGFAPAHNQALAATDTDYVLVLNPDLTLENSYISRLILQMESNLRIGSATGKLLLKADHSLVDSTGLRMNRARRAFDRGAGDPSTDWLESDFVFGVSGAAAMYSRRMIEDISVEGEFFDADFFAYKEDVDVAWRAGLFGWLAYFEAEAIGYHERGWKPSGRDSKPMFIRRISYINRYKMIYKNEPAGTLLLTLLYSLPYELAAHGYTLLKERQLLKAWSAFFEQWRHLKQKRRYIQNKASRKPDA
- the rfbD gene encoding dTDP-4-dehydrorhamnose reductase, giving the protein MKVLVTGSAGQLGQDLVLLLQEQGHEVLGCDRQEMDITDLDQCTEVISGFSPDAVIHCAAHTAVDIAETDVDAAYLINATGSRNVALAAEKSGAKLVYISTDYVFDGMGTQPYHEYDNTDPQSIYGKSKRAGEILVQSLSSKFFIVRTSWVYGKYGNNFVKTMLKLGQEKPLLQVVDDQQGSPTYTVDLARFLLELIQTEKYGIYHASNSESCTWYEFTQAIFAEAEDILGLKFTAKLEPCATEQFPRPAPRPRNSVMEHLAIRTNGFEDIRPWRAGLRDFLLELK
- the rfbB gene encoding dTDP-glucose 4,6-dehydratase, which produces MKLLVTGGAGFIGSNFVIYMLQQHPDYQIVNVDALTYAGNLENLKSVEGNPNYTFAKADITDVEAMDTLFSQGVDIVVNFAAESHVDRSILEPDVFVKTNVLGTQVLLDAAKKYSVTKFVQVSTDEVYGTLGATGLFTEETPLTPNSPYSASKAGGDLLVRAYHETFGLPVNITRCSNNYGPYQFPEKLIPLMISRALADQALPVYGDGMNIRDWLYVEDHCSAIDLVIHEGVNGEVYNIGGNNERTNVHIVNTVLQELGKPDSLITYVQDRPGHDRRYGIDPTKITNELGWKPKHTFETGIKETIQWYLNNKEWWTRIQSGEYQKYAELQYGSRLGDSL
- a CDS encoding sugar phosphate nucleotidyltransferase; its protein translation is MKGIILAGGTGSRLYPLTKVTNKHLLPVGKYPMIFHSVYKLKQADVKDILIVTGKEHMGDVVNLLGSGREMGVTFTYKVQDEAGGIAQALDLAEQFVGQDQMIVILGDNVFEDDIAPFVDNFREQKAGAKILIQEVIDPSRFGVPELEGDRIVSIEEKPATPKSNYAVTGIYMFDSEVFKIIKTISPSARGELEITDVNNAYINRGELTFDVLQGWWTDAGTHVSLAKANGLAQEITFGEEFGKLKL
- a CDS encoding glycosyltransferase family 2 protein; protein product: MNSNYIISPNLTLVIPCYNEEAVLPETIRQLTLILNNLIQINKISQNSKILFIDDGSRDSTWELIESNNKVNKYVHGLKLAKNAGHQNALLAGLISAKDYSDIIISIDADLQDDLNVIHEFINKYEEGYDVVYGVRKSRSTDTFFKRSTAQGFYRLMNSMGVNLVFNHADYRLMSKRAVQHLSEFKEVNLFLRGLVPLIGFRSTEVYYDRNERFAGESKYPLKKMLAFAFDGITSFSVTPIRLITGLGFIISLFSILVAIYILISKFSGSTTSGWSSLMISIWFIGGVQLVALGLIGEYIGKIYKEVKARPKYIIEKLTLEVKDSNQNESKELASLAR